Proteins found in one Zea mays cultivar B73 chromosome 1, Zm-B73-REFERENCE-NAM-5.0, whole genome shotgun sequence genomic segment:
- the LOC100194090 gene encoding uncharacterized LOC100194090 — protein sequence MAKQSCCHKKKLRRGLWSPEEDEKLMNHIAKYGHGCWSSVPKLAGLDRCGKSCRLRWINYLRPDLKRGTFSQEEEDLIIHLHSLLGNKWSQIAAQLPGRTDNEVKNFWNSYIKKRLRERGIDPATHQPLAEPAAAATATTTTTVSRRAVFGDVDLIPTTTTTTIQVPPPSFEGGPMLESVKLAVELDWPVAGDGVTSRPCYLQGGCFDMDALQQHCGSIPPVPVVPSASASSSTLTSMAEAEHCSTNNVAAGGNLPWLELGANAVADAGGHVVGSCYAGALDELRWSEYFDSAFQAAESQQGALQPGQCVYGGKDDVPVHFDVHGGLSNWC from the exons ATGGCGAAGCAGTCGTGCTGCCACAAGAAGAAGCTTAGGAGAGGGCTCTGGTCCCCCGAGGAGGACGAGAAGCTCATGAACCACATTGCCAAGTACGGCCACGGCTGCTGGAGCTCCGTACCCAAGCTTGCAG gcctcgacaggtgTGGCAAGAGCTGCAGGCTGAGGTGGATAAACTACCTGAGGCCAGACCTCAAGAGGGGCACATTCTCGCAAGAGGAGGAGGACCTCATCATACACCTCCACTCCTTGCTGGGAAACAA GTGGTCTCAGATTGCGGCCCAGCTGCCTGGCCGGACGGACAACGAGGTCAAGAACTTCTGGAACTCGTACATCAAGAAGAGGCTCAGGGAGCGCGGCATCGACCCCGCCACCCACCAGCCGCTCGCCGAGCCTGCCGCCGcagccactgccaccaccaccaccacggtCTCCCGCCGCGCGGTGTTTGGGGACGTCGACCTCATCccgactactactactactacaatcCAGGTGCCGCCGCCGTCGTTCGAGGGCGGCCCAATGCTGGAGAGCGTGAAGCTAGCGGTGGAGCTGGACTGGCCCGTCGCTGGCGACGGGGTAACGTCAAGGCCATGCTACCTGCAGGGGGGCTGCTTCGACATGGACGCGCTGCAGCAGCACTGCGGCTCCATCCCGCCGGTGCCGGTCGTCCCGTCGGCCTCCGCCAGCTCCAGCACGCTGACCTCGATGGCGGAAGCGGAACACTGCAGCACCAACAACGTCGCCGCCGGCGGCAACCTCCCATGGCTGGAGCTCGGGGCAAACGCGGTGGCTGACGCCGGCGGCCACGTCGTCGGCAGCTGCTACGCCGGCGCGCTGGACGAGCTCAGGTGGTCGGAGTACTTCGACAGTGCCTTCCAGGCCGCCGAGAGCCAGCAAGGCGCCCTGCAGCCGGGGCAGTGTGTCTACGGCGGCAAGGATGACGTCCCGGTGCACTTCGACGTCCATGGCGGGCTAAGCAACTGGTGCTAG